Proteins encoded in a region of the Acidimicrobiia bacterium genome:
- a CDS encoding class I SAM-dependent methyltransferase, translating to MNAAHLDFCSSPEWRQMIEEIVLPAAIRDLDLGDDVLEVGPGFGFVTDVLRNGAKRLTAVEIDPDLAGSLQQRLAGTNVDVVEGDATALDFPDDRFTSAVSLNMLHHVPTSDLQDSIFRELARVLRAGGVLVAADSTPRDEYDEFHAGDTYNPINPDDLAVRLATAGFTDIDVGLYDLGWTCAARTSA from the coding sequence GTGAACGCAGCGCATCTCGACTTCTGCTCGAGCCCGGAGTGGCGTCAGATGATCGAGGAGATCGTGCTCCCGGCGGCGATCCGCGACCTCGACCTCGGTGACGACGTCCTCGAGGTCGGTCCTGGGTTCGGGTTCGTGACCGACGTGCTGCGCAACGGGGCGAAGCGGCTCACCGCAGTCGAGATCGACCCCGACCTCGCTGGCTCGCTCCAACAGCGCCTCGCCGGGACCAACGTCGACGTCGTGGAGGGCGACGCGACCGCGCTCGACTTCCCCGACGATCGGTTCACCAGCGCGGTATCGCTCAACATGCTGCACCACGTGCCGACCAGCGACCTGCAAGACAGCATCTTCCGCGAGCTTGCGCGCGTGCTGCGCGCCGGCGGGGTGCTGGTGGCGGCCGACAGCACGCCGCGCGACGAGTACGACGAGTTCCACGCCGGTGACACGTACAACCCCATCAACCCCGACGACCTGGCGGTGCGCCTGGCCACGGCAGGCTTCACCGACATCGACGTCGGTCTGTACGACCTCGGCTGGACCTGCGCGGCCCGCACCAGCGCGTAG